A DNA window from Brassica napus cultivar Da-Ae chromosome C1, Da-Ae, whole genome shotgun sequence contains the following coding sequences:
- the LOC106373766 gene encoding probable WRKY transcription factor 13 isoform X1 gives MGTINQGISLYDEPQNIINPNSNHLGFFLSFPNQTLSSSSSPSSSSPSLASSFLSHHSLNSFLQNNPPSFLTHPQDPINSMANLPATLISISSLSPSKQKDAHDGIVNLDHHRLTGGISSQRPYLNQWAGSCQAEYGYSKKNNHGSEIHVYDIDDDVGNGGRINDDEDHQHNDTLRRDKHNTTPVGVGCTLKMKKLKTRRKVREPRFCFKTLSDVDVLDDGYRWRKYGQKVVKNTQHPRSYYRCTQDKCRVKKRVERLADDPRMVITTYEGRHLHPPSNHLDDDSLSYSHHSPLSNFFCARWMQYMVA, from the exons ATGGGTACGATAAACCAAGGAATCAGCTTGTACGATGAACCACAAAACATCATAAACCCTAATAGTAACCATCTgggtttttttctctctttccctAATCAAAcactatcttcttcttcttctccttcatcatcatctccttcTCTTGCGTCTTCATTTCTGAGTCATCACTCCTTAAACTCCTTCCTTCAAAATAACCCTCCTTCATTTCTAACTCATCCTCAAGATCCCATCAATTCCATGGCCAATCTCCCGGCAACCCTAATCTCGATCTCCTCATTATCCCCATCAAAGCAAAAGGATGCTCATGATGGTATTGTTAATCTTGATCATCATCGTCTCACCGGTGGTATATCATCCCAACGGCCCTATTTAAATCAATG GGCAGGGAGTTGTCAAGCAGAATATGGATACAGTAAGAAAAACAACCATGGAAGCGAGATTCATGTATATGATATTGATGACGATGTTGGTAATGGTGGTCGTATTAATGATGACGAGGATCATCAACATAATGATACTCTTCGTCGTGATAAACATAATACGACGCCTGTAGGAGTAGGGTGTACTTtaaagatgaagaagcttaAGACAAGAAGAAAAGTAAGGGAGCCTCGGTTTTGCTTTAAGACGCTAAGTGATGTTGATGTCTTAGATGATGGATATAGATGGAGAAAATATGGTCAGAAAGTTGTCAAAAACACTCAACATCCCAG GAGCTATTACAGATGCACACAGGACAAGTGTAGGGTGAAGAAGAGGGTGGAGAGATTAGCAGATGATCCAAGGATGGTAATCACAACTTACGAAGGAAGACATCTTCACCCTCCTTCTAATCATCTCGACGACGACTCTCTCTCCTACTCTCACCACTCTCCTCTCTCCAACTTCTTCTG CGCGCGGTGGATGCAGTATATGGtcgcataa
- the LOC106373766 gene encoding probable WRKY transcription factor 13 isoform X2, protein MGTINQGISLYDEPQNIINPNSNHLGFFLSFPNQTLSSSSSPSSSSPSLASSFLSHHSLNSFLQNNPPSFLTHPQDPINSMANLPATLISISSLSPSKQKDAHDGIVNLDHHRLTGGISSQRPYLNQWAGSCQAEYGYSKKNNHGSEIHVYDIDDDVGNGGRINDDEDHQHNDTLRRDKHNTTPVGVGCTLKMKKLKTRRKVREPRFCFKTLSDVDVLDDGYRWRKYGQKVVKNTQHPRSYYRCTQDKCRVKKRVERLADDPRMVITTYEGRHLHPPSNHLDDDSLSYSHHSPLSNFFWYVVLYV, encoded by the exons ATGGGTACGATAAACCAAGGAATCAGCTTGTACGATGAACCACAAAACATCATAAACCCTAATAGTAACCATCTgggtttttttctctctttccctAATCAAAcactatcttcttcttcttctccttcatcatcatctccttcTCTTGCGTCTTCATTTCTGAGTCATCACTCCTTAAACTCCTTCCTTCAAAATAACCCTCCTTCATTTCTAACTCATCCTCAAGATCCCATCAATTCCATGGCCAATCTCCCGGCAACCCTAATCTCGATCTCCTCATTATCCCCATCAAAGCAAAAGGATGCTCATGATGGTATTGTTAATCTTGATCATCATCGTCTCACCGGTGGTATATCATCCCAACGGCCCTATTTAAATCAATG GGCAGGGAGTTGTCAAGCAGAATATGGATACAGTAAGAAAAACAACCATGGAAGCGAGATTCATGTATATGATATTGATGACGATGTTGGTAATGGTGGTCGTATTAATGATGACGAGGATCATCAACATAATGATACTCTTCGTCGTGATAAACATAATACGACGCCTGTAGGAGTAGGGTGTACTTtaaagatgaagaagcttaAGACAAGAAGAAAAGTAAGGGAGCCTCGGTTTTGCTTTAAGACGCTAAGTGATGTTGATGTCTTAGATGATGGATATAGATGGAGAAAATATGGTCAGAAAGTTGTCAAAAACACTCAACATCCCAG GAGCTATTACAGATGCACACAGGACAAGTGTAGGGTGAAGAAGAGGGTGGAGAGATTAGCAGATGATCCAAGGATGGTAATCACAACTTACGAAGGAAGACATCTTCACCCTCCTTCTAATCATCTCGACGACGACTCTCTCTCCTACTCTCACCACTCTCCTCTCTCCAACTTCTTCTG GTACGTGGTTCTATATGTGTAA
- the LOC106373766 gene encoding probable WRKY transcription factor 13 isoform X3: MGTINQGISLYDEPQNIINPNSNHLGFFLSFPNQTLSSSSSPSSSSPSLASSFLSHHSLNSFLQNNPPSFLTHPQDPINSMANLPATLISISSLSPSKQKDAHDGIVNLDHHRLTGGISSQRPYLNQWAGSCQAEYGYSKKNNHGSEIHVYDIDDDVGNGGRINDDEDHQHNDTLRRDKHNTTPVGVGCTLKMKKLKTRRKVREPRFCFKTLSDVDVLDDGYRWRKYGQKVVKNTQHPRSYYRCTQDKCRVKKRVERLADDPRMVITTYEGRHLHPPSNHLDDDSLSYSHHSPLSNFFW; the protein is encoded by the exons ATGGGTACGATAAACCAAGGAATCAGCTTGTACGATGAACCACAAAACATCATAAACCCTAATAGTAACCATCTgggtttttttctctctttccctAATCAAAcactatcttcttcttcttctccttcatcatcatctccttcTCTTGCGTCTTCATTTCTGAGTCATCACTCCTTAAACTCCTTCCTTCAAAATAACCCTCCTTCATTTCTAACTCATCCTCAAGATCCCATCAATTCCATGGCCAATCTCCCGGCAACCCTAATCTCGATCTCCTCATTATCCCCATCAAAGCAAAAGGATGCTCATGATGGTATTGTTAATCTTGATCATCATCGTCTCACCGGTGGTATATCATCCCAACGGCCCTATTTAAATCAATG GGCAGGGAGTTGTCAAGCAGAATATGGATACAGTAAGAAAAACAACCATGGAAGCGAGATTCATGTATATGATATTGATGACGATGTTGGTAATGGTGGTCGTATTAATGATGACGAGGATCATCAACATAATGATACTCTTCGTCGTGATAAACATAATACGACGCCTGTAGGAGTAGGGTGTACTTtaaagatgaagaagcttaAGACAAGAAGAAAAGTAAGGGAGCCTCGGTTTTGCTTTAAGACGCTAAGTGATGTTGATGTCTTAGATGATGGATATAGATGGAGAAAATATGGTCAGAAAGTTGTCAAAAACACTCAACATCCCAG GAGCTATTACAGATGCACACAGGACAAGTGTAGGGTGAAGAAGAGGGTGGAGAGATTAGCAGATGATCCAAGGATGGTAATCACAACTTACGAAGGAAGACATCTTCACCCTCCTTCTAATCATCTCGACGACGACTCTCTCTCCTACTCTCACCACTCTCCTCTCTCCAACTTCTTCTGGTGA